tggagaaacacaattgattacctataaggtattgtgttgtagtaagtcttaaagaaacttattcagtttccAAAGTGTACGCAaaagcggttgattatattgagactataaataaaggaaagatttaatatcttctattactataACTTGTAGCAGGGTAATATGTATGTTAAAAATTACCCGCTTTATTCTctagtttgtactacacaaataaaagaatgtcacaatgaagtagaagtttattgatataaaaacccatatcaaaataaacttggagtttattgataattgcacataTTATAGTGTAAAtctgaagtttatcaatattgataatttattcagttggcataattggtttagccatatcaatttaagtatgatgtgcaaaaataatagagaagTCACATGGGTAAAtcttaaagaactagaaagttctttatgaaatctcttatattgcttgttctcattaattaattgaccaactaaaattgggattgaatcccatgaatgctggaaatatcaaaggtgaatatgtgCTCATTCACCttccatgtataccacataagatgcatgtatgagatggttacatgtgcgattattattaacccgcaacctggccggtgtttgcgaggtaacttgctcaataatttaatttcgagcataatttctagattttctattcaagaagtccatcttgataagttggtttatatcacagttggtttagcaaaataatttattaagtgcctccacttaatagctaaactattgcttatgagaacaaagttatctatatcagtttgatataggttATATACAAAAGTATAGTACattttcccctcacaagtggttcagggtcaggaaccaaataattccatcttattattattgatgtgcggtgtacattttgattaacaccataacacacaaagatgagttttcaaagttgaggaaaaataagttagtttttctaacatgaggaggagacatgataaacagttgagaaaaagttacgtagAATGAATTATCAcgtgtacatctagatcctcgaatatgataatatgaacttgaagttcataaaaagataattcatctgcaatatattgcaaagcatgtcagacgcatttgctgacccaaaaaaagtaactatattctcattggAAATGCTCATATTAAGttctagaaggacaaagtctatggtacgcttaaagcgtatagacaaatggatttcaaataaacttcttgataaagaagatgagcaaatgatcataatACAAaagaggcaagtgatctagaagatcacatgacatgacacttccttacaaggttttgtctcactgggttttccttgaaaggtttttaacgaggcaaccaaaagccGTATTATTAGagatgtgtactctttttctttttttttagaatttttttcccattgggttttGTTTTActtaaggttttaatgaggcacattactTATCgagtagacattcaagggggagtgttatgaatagaattctatttagagtgaacgtctatcttgtagagagttttactttgtggctaagtcattttttccctataaatagaggggtcttaccccattataaatcatcccaaaatcaataagagttctctctccctacttttctctgcaatactcttcttcttcttttattgtttcataaaaAAATAGTATATTCTATCGCATGCACTTATTAGTAGACATATGTACTCGTATCAtatacaaatattatataaattctATACACTTTTTACGccatcaaatataaataatttctggtAATAAATCGGCCCATAATATTATCCTACGTAATGtacttcatcatgttatcttcgTACACACTCCAAGTACTCCTCATTCAAAGGCCTACAGTTCTCTGGTAGAATAAAATTTCGATTATTCAAATTTAacctaaaactcaatattttatTTACCAATCTTGTCTTAATCATATGATTTCAATTAATAACattttagtgggcgtttggacataagaattgtaaaatttcaagtAAAATGGTactatttgaaatttagagttgcgtttggacatgaatataattttgggttgtttttgaagttttgtgagtgatttgagtgaaaattttgaaaaacaggtttttggaattttttaaatttttgaatttttttaaaatgtatcttcaagtgaaaattgaaacttTTATGAACAAATGCtgatataaaacaaaaaaaatgaaaaaaatggaaaattttctttatgtccaaacgggctcttaatgtCCAATCTTGTCTTGTTAAATAATACACAAATGAACACGatctaaaataaatacataaacgTTTCTGTTCATTTCCTATATAGTCCTACTTTCCACTCTTATTCAGACTCGATCCATCTATCACTCCTCCATTTTCTCTCTTTATCTCTATTTTGTGTTCTAGCTCTCATTCATGTTTCAGTTATAAATACTCTGTAGTAAGAGACTTCATACTTACACATTTTGCTCCAATGGAAATACCGGACTTCGCCGGCGCCGGCTATTTCGCTCATGCCATAGATTCTCAATTCGAACATAAGCCATTCGACAGCATGAATAATAACaaaaacaataacaatatcaCCGTAGATGACCTTTTGGATTTCTCCAAGGATGAAGAAGTGATGACTGACGCTTATTTCGACGCTATCGCCGGAAATTCTGCCGATTCTTCCTCCCTCACTGTCGTTGATAGCTGTAATTCGTTAGTTTCCAGTGGGGAAGAACACTTTGACGGCAACCTCAGCTACCGTAGCTTCACCGACGCCCCATTCCTTACCAGCGAACTCTGCATTCCGGTAATTACTCTTAATTTTAGCGAGAAACGAAATATTACATTTTAAATTTCCATATAATTAACTTTAAATTAGCTAAGTGGAATTTTGGATGCAAGGAGTAAATTGGTAGGAATATGCTCAAAGTTTTTACATATTTTTCAACAGCATGACAATTTGGCTGAGCTGGAATGGCTCTCAAACTTTGTAGAGGAATCATTCTCAACCGACGACCTTCAAACTCTTCAGTTTATTCCGGTAACAGAATCCCCGTCGACGGCCACCACATCCACCGACAATTCCTCATCCGTAACCGTAATTTCCAGCCCTCCTGCGTTTCCATGCAAATCCCGAAGCAAGCGTTCACGCGCCGCTCCCTGCGAATGGTCATCTCGCCTCCTACTCCTCCCTCCCACCACCGTGTCATCATTAGACAGCAATAGCTCTTTAAAAACGACGCCGTGCAGGAGGAGAGAGAGCACCGACACAAGTAGTACAAGTCGTAAATGTAAGCACTGTGGTTCTGAAACGACGCCGCAATGGCGCACAGGACCAATGGGTCCGAAGACACTGTGCAATGCATGTGGAGTAAGATACAAGTCGGGTCGGTTGGTGCCTGAGTACCGACCCGCCGCGAGCCCGACGTTTGTTTCAACCCAGCATTCCAACTCTCACCGTAAGGTTATTGAGCTAAGGAGGCAAAAGGAGCTTCGGACCAATCAAGCTCATCAGCAACAGCAATTGCAAATGTGGTAGTCGTGATCTGAGGCAGTTTGATATAGTGTCAGCTAGTGTAGGAGTACTACTTTGCA
Above is a window of Nicotiana tabacum cultivar K326 chromosome 8, ASM71507v2, whole genome shotgun sequence DNA encoding:
- the LOC107806299 gene encoding GATA transcription factor 4, translating into MEIPDFAGAGYFAHAIDSQFEHKPFDSMNNNKNNNNITVDDLLDFSKDEEVMTDAYFDAIAGNSADSSSLTVVDSCNSLVSSGEEHFDGNLSYRSFTDAPFLTSELCIPHDNLAELEWLSNFVEESFSTDDLQTLQFIPVTESPSTATTSTDNSSSVTVISSPPAFPCKSRSKRSRAAPCEWSSRLLLLPPTTVSSLDSNSSLKTTPCRRRESTDTSSTSRKCKHCGSETTPQWRTGPMGPKTLCNACGVRYKSGRLVPEYRPAASPTFVSTQHSNSHRKVIELRRQKELRTNQAHQQQQLQMW